tttgacaGTCTTGTACTTTATTCCTTGTTTAAATTTGTGTGAAGTTGTGTGGCGTGGGCatgtaaaaaaatctttttacagattttttttttttttttttcacacaaggaattcCAAATATGCATTAGCCAGGCTTGCTGAAAAGCTAGccaataaactacaacaatgaGATGCTGCTACTGGTAGTATAATAGTTAAACAGATGTGGTTACACCCTAATcctaattaaatatataataactGAGCCAGCCTCATTCGTTTTGAAAAAATGTGCCGAAAACAATTCCTTCTGTTTGCATAGAGATGACTTTACTCAAATGCAGATGATTCAGAATATGCACCAGAGcaacttcttttatttttgtatgctGCCAAGCAATGATTACATATAGCCTGATGTACCTATGTCAACATTATTGCCAACGTAGGATGTTATGGGGTGTTTTGTACTTCTGTCAGGTTTACTGCTCTCAACATAGCCGCTTCTCCATAGGTAGTTAAAACTATCTCACATCCAGTCTTTCATTCAGTCACCGACTCACAGGAGATTCACGTTTCTCATGACGTTATTAACATGTAATAAgtgtgagagaaaatgtttgtgtgtgcgattgtacgtgtgcgtgtgtttatgaGTTGTTGGAAACATAAATTCTTTATCTATAGGCTATAGTTGTTGGACGATATCACCACCATCCACCAGGGGATGAGGTCGTCCATTTCGCAGGACGTTTTTCTGACTGGAAGAAGACAACTCAGACGTATTTGGGTCTTTTCCACTGGCTGGTATTATGGCTCCAGGTGTTATTGTGCATTTGTTGTGTATAAGTGTAATTTTGCCAAGCTGTGATGACAGATACATATTCTATAAAGACATTCATATCTGTATGTGAGTTACTGTGAGCATGCTGACTTCccatgtgttgttgtgtgaacGCCCTTAATTTAAGACGATGATACTTGGGTCACTTTTGAGGCAGTTGAAAcaggcaatttttttttattattattttttaaattatttatttatttatttattttgttaatcttagtaagggggggggggggacagttacatattgtgtgtttttccaccttTCCCTCTCAGATAAGTCCTGATTATAATTGCTGGTTGTCCATCAGCCTTGCCTCAAAATGTTGCCGGGGTATCTTGGTCCAAACAGAGTTAAACATGATtacatggagacagaaaaattTCAAACCACCAGACTCAGGTggacatttttttgtaatggttttcagtattttaacCACTTGAGATGTGCATGATTTTTTCATGTGTATTTAAAAAGCCTCACATGTGAGAACATCACTGGCACACTTAGGTAAACCAAtcactttcatattttttattttcaaatatatgtaacttgttgttgtttcaccTGGGTCTGGTTCTCTATCTGTCTATATGGATCAGTCTCCTATGATGAGCTATGGGATACTACAAAAGGGTTTTTCCTGTACCTAAATGAccagtaataataaataataattagaatcTCTGTTATTGATCTGTTGTGGTTATTGAGGTTAGTCTGCTTCGATTTCAATGGAAGCAGTTAGTCATTCCTGGCTTTTACTCTTCCATCTTCTAGATAGAAAAATAAGCAGGAGAACAAAGTGTTTTGCTTTATGTGATGAATTATGTTAATCTGTGGATTTTGCTCTCATGATGTAAGTACTGAAGCATCCAGCAGGGTGCGCTATGCTCAAAGACTAACTCCACAtcctggaaaaaagaaagggcATCCCAGCATcatgaggaagaaagaggagtgttgctgtgtgctgctgtccgTGGTACTGAAACCAACCAGCAGCCCACCCCGTAACCTCAGCTATTCATGCTGCATTCACATTGTTACAGCTGTTGTGATTCCTCACCATTTACACTGAGCACCTATGGCTGTTAACGCATTAACACTGTTATCAGCACATGTTCGATTTCGCTGGTGCCTCTGACTCAAAAAAGCCACAGTCTTATCAGAACAAGCATGGTGTAAATAAAAAAGGGCTTTATTACATAGGCTAAACAGTATTTCTTAATATTTCAGTGATTAGTAATGTATTGCATGTGATCTTTTAAACGTGCTGCGACCAAATAAAGCGGAGAGTGGATTTGgttttaaaacaacaactttatGTTTCAAATACAAATTGTATGCACACAGTTgctgaaaataataatagtttacattattttctaaaaatagaTCTTTAAATAGTTTCTCCAGCAACAGCTTAATATACATATGTGACAAATCTTTTAGCAGGCATGTAGGATAACGCCTTGGAGTTCTTAGATACTCATGCTCAATTGTGTCAATTGGATGGACACTACAATATGAACTACGTTGGTCCAAATTCATTCATCCACCCATCACATCTGCATCCCATAGTGTTAGAAACCACAATTTCTGTACCTCTGCCAACAAGGTCTTAAGTCGGGTGATAGATGGAATACAAAAAAGACCACGCAAAGGGGGAGCTATCAAGTAACTTACTGTTCAAGATTAAAGAGGTTTACTATCTGTTATTTAATATGATGCATAGCTGTTGCTTAATACAGTAGTTGAATACAGCCTGAGTGTTGTGTATGCCTTAACTAGATACAACTGACCTGAAAattgaaacaatgaaaaacatgtcaaaaaataaaaccttttaaataaaatagttaATTAAACAAATGGAGATGTATAAATGACCCATATGAATCAGTTTGAGACAATCAAGTTGACTGGAAGCAGATGATACACTTGGAAAAACAGATTGACAGCGTGGCCATTATAACCCCAGCACCTATCCTGCATCAGTACTTCACGAATGTTGAAGTATACCCACAATAACCATTGTGTCCATCATCATTCCCTGCCACTCAACAGTTTTCCAACAAAGCCAACAAACCAATAATGCATCTCTAGCAAACTGCTACATTGCATTCATTAAATACATAGTACTTAATCCCTCATTGTCCagttaaatattattttgttaattatttctAATATACAGTATAGGCTCTATAACGAAGAGTAAAGGATCAGTGGATTTACTGCTGTGATGATTCTGACAGAAAGCTTCACTTGTggtctttctttccttcataACATTACTTAACTGCATAAACACCTATTGTACATGTAGACCTTCACTAGTTTTCTCAAATGTCTCCTTCATGTGTTCACCACAACCTTTTCTCTGAAACCTGATGCCTTCAACAGGTGCCACTGAAGGTGCCCTTGTATGTTTAAATTTCTTCTGACTATATCAGCAAACCCCAGCATGATCTCAAGATGCATACATGTTGACAGATTACAATAAATACAGTACGAAGAAATGCTGAGACCTGATTGTCTTACTTCACTACCCACTTCTTTGCTCTAATGAAAGCTATTGTTTTGAATCAcagttactgtttttttcatctctgaGGTTCTCTGAAAATATTGACATGGATGGTCACCTTTTAAAATGAACTGGGGAGATACTTGTTTTACTCTTTCTGTTTGTATTCAGGTTTAAAGTCTTGGACTTCCTGTCACGCCTCAGTCTTTCCAGTTCTCTAACTCATCTGGAATTAATTGAAATTTTGAAAAGCATAAAACAAATCTTCTCagtctcctctctttgtcttttgcaCAATTTTACACATGTtacaaaaagacatttgttaAACTACAGCAAATACAGGCAAGAGGAGTCGGTAAACACACATATCCATTATAAAATCAATTGTCTTTGGTGATCCCTCAATCTGTGCTTTGGTGCTCCTGAATACAGGTAAGTGAATGAAGTCATCAGTGTGAAAAATGTCTCTGTGGCTCCTATCGATGTCCTTGCTCGATCCCCCAGGGGTGGAAGTGTCCAGCGTCCAGCATCATTTGCCCCAGTTTCTGTAGAAGCCAAGGGTACCAGTGCAGGCCGCCAGTCTGCGGTTCTGAGGGTCCCATCAGGCTGTAAAAGAATCTCAGTGGGGCCAGGACCCAGTGGGACAAATGGTGACTGTCCACAGCAGCATAGCAGGATGCCAGCACACCGTTCACCACTATGGACCCATGCTGGGTTAGCGGGGCATACAGCCCGCTGCTCCTCTGTTCTCTTACAAAGGTCACAACTGAAAGCGTTGAGTGTGACCCCGCTTTCCCTTGTGATGTAAGTACGCACTGTCCTGGCTGGACCTCACTGGCAAAAACTGTCCTCAGACCTGCTTCCTGGCCCGGTCTGACCCCCTGTATGGAGCCCCCGAGCGGCTCTCCAACTGTCTCTTTCCACTTTGGCTCGCTCAGCCCACCAGTGCAGTCTGTGACAAAAATCAGGTGAGCGGCGGTGAGAGTAATATTAAGTCCTGTGTTGGTGCCAATGGTGTAGAATATTTTTGTGACATTGGGCTGGTGGTCCAGAAAGGACAGGACCGGGCTGTAGAGAAGCGGGCTGTTGCCGTCTGCTGTTGAAGAAGCCAGGACGTAATCGCCAGGGTGAAGGTCGCGCATTTGTTTCATGGTCCCGCCTTTGAGGAAAACCTGAGCATCACCAGGGAAGCAACCACCAGTTTTGGCTGCCACAGAATGTTCTGAAGAGatggaagaaagagaaataagattattcatttgatttcatttgaagtTTGATGTTACTGGGGAGCTCAGCGACAATGCCGCAGCACTTTGAGTTCTACAGTGGCCGCATGATCATTGAGTGATCTATAAAAGATGTGAGACTTTGACACTGACCCAAGGACAGCTTTATCTCAGTGGATCAGTAGCAGACTGTTaacatatttatattgtgtCACTCATGTTCAAACgttgtcttttctgtctctccttatTCTTAgaactcattcacacacacagaaacacacatcagagaAACATTGATTTTATCAGCAAATTCACATCCACAGTTGATCAATTGATTTTGATTGATAGTAAACTACATTTTGTGACTCACTACTACttcaaaaacaagctgttttgtGCAGCCCTCTGAGCATTCTGCAATACTAAGGCCTATGAATCTGTTCTTAAAAACCATGGTTTAGTTTCCAAAAGGAGTAGTGTTTTTTCTGACGCTCATCAAATGCTTGGTGGGGTCTCAGgaatgtgatttaaaaactaACATTTGACAAACTGTTGAAACAATAGCAATCCTGTTAATATTTTTTGAATAGCGATACCAAAGAAGACAGGTTGTCCCCTCACTTTGCTGTGGACGTATGTCTGTTTTGTTACTTAATTTGTCAAACCCAGTTTGGCATGCTCACATCAGTGTGACATGAGTAATGCAACATTATtagaaaagtgtgtttgtttctattcTGTTGGTCGGTCTTTCATTCCTTTAGGCTGCCGACTGTGCCACAGTACACGCATTTGAACTTGCAGAAGTATTTCAGTATAAGGTAGCCCTTTAAGACGCAGTGAGACGAGGTGGCAAGAAGAGGTAGTCAGCAAAAGCTAATGGATAACCAGCTGATTGTATCACCACAGTCAGAGCACGGCCTGGGGTCAGAGAGGCAGGAAAGCACACAGACTAAGACTTGGGTTTAGATACTGTTTGGATTACAGCAGagttgtgttttaaaatgagtcACATGCCCGCTGTCAGCGGTTCCACACAAGGAAGGGGCACCGGCACATTGTAATGAGCTTGATTCCTAACAATGAATTCTGTTATTTTTGCAAAGAGCTAGAGATATGACCTcaaagaataaataattaacaggctagaatagaatagaatagaatagaatagaatatttGCTTGGAATGCTGGAGCAAAATCAGTTTGAAATAAGAAAGTCAtcagtgtaaatgtgtatgtgtgagtgtgtgtgagacgtcTTAAGGCAGCCAAATATTTgtccaaggtgtgtgtgtctgtaagctTGAGGGCTGCAGAAAAGGAGGCCTGTGACCAGGAGGTGATAAGACTTAGATAAGAGATCTGAGAGAAACCTACTGAAGGAaaagcaacagcaaaacaaagagagagttAATCATCTCACAGCCTACTAACCTCAACGGACTGCTAGAATGTAGTTTTGGCATCAAATACCTGGTGGTACCAGACATGGGTAAATGGGTTTCTAAAATGTCTCAAAAGCTTGAGGTGGAATGCGGTCAAGTATTGTTTGCATAAGGACTGTATCTGATTTTCATTCAGAGTGAGTGTTGGAGTAATGAAActtcatattaacaatgaaattgtaaaaaatGAAGCAGTCAATTGTAGAAATGCAGACAGGAGAGTCAGATATCACTTTaattatatagtatatatgcatatatgtgcttgtattttttttatcaactgattcaattattttcattttatccaGGGATGTCACtccactagtttattattattacactttTACAAAGGCAAGATTAGCCATTGCACTGCCCCACTAAACATGGCATATATCCATATCAAAAATGGTATTTTCAAACTGCCTCTATCTGCACATAATGCAGCCAAATATAAAATGATCACTCAACGAAGAGTTCTGACCAAAAAATGAGACATAATCAAAAATAAGCAAAGAGCTCAGGTGCACACCCTGTTTTGATTGGCTCCCAGTAGgccatacacacaaacacacactggctgatGATAGTGGTACTGAAAGGTAGAGTAAACCATTAGTGAATCACCAACAAAGGGTCTATCAGCCTCATTAGTGGTAATGACAGctggccacaaacacacaaacatacaaacacacacacagaaaatgcgTGCGCACACTGTGGCTCATATCCATCTCTTACCTGACTTGACACTACAGTGAATGTGGGCTTTGGACTCGTAGTAGACCCAGTCAAATCCAGCTTCTACGGCCAGCCGGGCCAGCATTGCATACTTATTTCTGTCCCtataaaaaagaatgaaaagataTTTTCAACGCCAAATGTGCGCCAGTTGAATTCTTGCAGAAGGCCGTTACTTTTCCTTTGACATCCATACAAAACTTTGCTGTAAGCTGTTTA
This region of Pempheris klunzingeri isolate RE-2024b chromosome 10, fPemKlu1.hap1, whole genome shotgun sequence genomic DNA includes:
- the LOC139208476 gene encoding indian hedgehog B protein-like translates to MRISFLLLTASLCALVLLLAPASEGCGPGRGYGKRRLPKKLIPLAYKQFSPNVAEKTLGASGRPEGKITRNSERFKELTPNYNTDIIFKDEEDTGADRLMTQRCKDKLNSLAISVMNMWPGVKLRVTEGWDEDGHHSEDSLHYEGRAVDITTSDRDRNKYAMLARLAVEAGFDWVYYESKAHIHCSVKSEHSVAAKTGGCFPGDAQVFLKGGTMKQMRDLHPGDYVLASSTADGNSPLLYSPVLSFLDHQPNVTKIFYTIGTNTGLNITLTAAHLIFVTDCTGGLSEPKWKETVGEPLGGSIQGVRPGQEAGLRTVFASEVQPGQCVLTSQGKAGSHSTLSVVTFVREQRSSGLYAPLTQHGSIVVNGVLASCYAAVDSHHLSHWVLAPLRFFYSLMGPSEPQTGGLHWYPWLLQKLGQMMLDAGHFHPWGIEQGHR